The following are encoded together in the Balaenoptera acutorostrata chromosome 9, mBalAcu1.1, whole genome shotgun sequence genome:
- the LOC103004397 gene encoding olfactory receptor 9I1-like, giving the protein MAENGTVVTEFILMGLQLWAELQTSLFFVFLVLYLIPIGGNLGMIALIQSDRRLQTSMYFFLSHLPFLDICYSSIIVPQLLETLGTDQMVITFEHCTIQFFFVTLCVSTECFLSAVMAYDLYGAVSNPLLYATAMTPQTRLGLVARAYGGATVNSVIRTGCTFSISFCKSNRMDFFFSDLPPLLKLACSETRPRERVIYLLAFLVITTSVSVIFISYLFIIQAILKICSAGGKAKTFSTCASHITAVALFFGTLIFIYLKGNMGKSLGEGKTVSVVYTVVIPMLNPMIYSLRNKEVKEALKRVLNRMKVSQVE; this is encoded by the coding sequence ATGGCAGAAAATGGCACTGTGGTGACAGAATTCATTTTGATGGGGCTCCAGCTGTGGGCGGAGCTGCAGACGAGTCTCTTCTTTGTGTTTCTGGTCCTTTATCTCATCCCCATAGGAGGTAACCTGGGGATGATAGCGCTGATTCAGAGTGACCGTCGCCTCCAGACCTCCATGTACTTCTTCCTCAGCCACCTTCCCTTCCTGGACATTTGCTACTCTTCTATTATTGTCCCTCAGTTGCTGGAGACCTTGGGTACTGATCAGATGGTCATCACCTTTGAGCACTGTACCATCCAGTTCTTCTTTGTCACACTCTGTGTTAGTACTGAATGTTTCCTTTCGGCGGTGATGGCCTATGACCTCTATGGGGCCGTGAGTAACCCTCTCCTCTATGCCACTGCCATGACACCTCAGACCCGCCTGGGGTTGGTGGCTAGGGCATATGGTGGTGCCACGGTCAATTCTGTGATCCGCACTGGGTGTACCTTCTCCATCTCCTTCTGTAAGTCCAACCGTATGGATTTCTTCTTTAGTGACCTCCCACCTCTGCTGAAGCTTGCCTGTAGTGAGACCAGACCACGAGAACGGGTGATCTACCTCTTAGCTTTCTTGGTCATTACAACCAGCGTTTCAGTGATTTTTATATCCTACCTGTTCATCATTCAGGCTATTCTGAAGATCTGTTCAGCTGGTGGCAAAGCCAAGACTTTCTCTACCTGTGCTTCTCACATAACGGCAGTGGCTCTTTTCTTTGGGACACTGATATTCATATACCTGAAAGGTAACATGGGAAAATCCCTTGGGGAGGGCAAGACTGTGTCAGTAGTTTACACTGTGGTCATCCCTATGCTGAACCCAATGATCTACAGCCTGAGGAACAAGGAAGTGAAGGAGGCTCTGAAGAGAGTTCTCAACAGGATGAAGGTTTCCCAAGTAGAGTAA
- the LOC103009598 gene encoding LOW QUALITY PROTEIN: olfactory receptor 9I1 (The sequence of the model RefSeq protein was modified relative to this genomic sequence to represent the inferred CDS: inserted 3 bases in 3 codons) codes for MAKNNFTIVTEFILMGFTGYLKLEIPLFPVFLSFYLVTLLGNIGMIILIQEDVQLHXPMYFLPSHLSLLDICYTSAITPQILATLATGKTVISYGQCASQFFFFTICAGTECFLLPAMAYDLYVAISNPLFYTVVMHPRICWSLVLGAYVYGVARSILRTICTFTLAFCDNNQINFFFXKLACSDTTNTEIVIAFFGNFVILANALVILISYXILRVNSSGGRVKAFSTCSSHLTAVAIFFGTFIFMYLRSGSGKSLEEDKVVSVFYTVVIPMLNPVIYSLRNKDVKAAFRKVTGRFQVSQSV; via the exons ATGGCCAAGAATAATTTCACCATAGTAACTGAGTTCATCCTTATGGGCTTTACTGGCTACCTTAAGTTGGAGATTCCCCTCTTCCCGGTGTTTCTGAGTTTCTATCTAGTCACCCTTCTGGGGAATATAGGGATGATCATTCTGATCCAAGAGGATGTCCAACTCC ACCCAATGTACTTCCTTCCGAGTCACCTCTCCCTGCTAGACATCTGCTACACCTCGGCCATCACCCCTCAGATCCTGGCCACACTCGCCACAGGCAAGACAGTCATCTCCTACGGCCAATGTGCTTCCCAGTTCTTTTTCTTCACCATTTGTGCAGGCACAGAGTGTTTCCTGCTGCCTGCGATGGCCTATGATCTCTATGTGGCTATTAGCAACCCACTGTTCTACACTGTGGTCATGCATCCCAGGATCTGCTGGAGTTTAGTTCTGGGAGCCTATGTCTATGGGGTAGCGAGGTCCATCCTGCGTACCATATGTACTTTCACCCTCGCCTTCTGTGATAACAATCAGATCAACTTCTTCT TGAAGCTTGCCTGCAGTGACACAACAAACACTGAGATTGTCATTGCCTTCTTTGGCAACTTTGTGATTTTGGCCAATGCCTTGGTCATCCTGATTTCCT CCATTTTGAGGGTGAACTCTTCAGGTGGCAGGGTTAAGGCTTTCTCCACGTGCTCCTCCCACCTCACTGCTGTGGCCATTTTCTTTGGGACCTTCATCTTCATGTATCTGCGGAGTGGTTCAGGCAAATCCCTTGAGGAAGACAAGGTGGTGTCTGTCTTCTACACTGTGGTCATCCCCATGCTGAACCCTGTGATCTACAGCCTGAGAAATAAGGATGTGAAAGCGGCCTTCAGAAAGGTCACTGGTAGATTCCAGGTGTCACAGAGTGTGTAG